The proteins below come from a single Bacteroidota bacterium genomic window:
- a CDS encoding tetratricopeptide repeat-containing sensor histidine kinase: MKKSILSGILFLLAIRIFAQYTGTAEEPAFPQGDRQKVDELTALCSEFVFDNPQQALQYGEKGLKLARSLNYDEGTAAALTQLAAISHMQHDYDQAIILYKEAISIYYRLDMKKPLADNLSGLGVVQAAKGDFSEAQFFFTQALDIYNLLADKKKISEILKDITTLYQVQGGHSEMLEEIEMIRNTDGQKSNQKIKALRYLGLIYYYMGNYSESLKCYKRGLEIAEQDNSILEICRLCNNIGILYKENSKFEQAVDYYLRALEIEKKMANTKNVSNTLKYLAMVYEAQGNLERSTIYYLRAINVDQNVADSTGIAYTCLQLGKNYLLQSRFDRASEFIERAIKTGLVSNDQFLLASAYFTMGQMYQKQNIGSAAEICFVKALDIATDIKSTTIIKECFQNLAAMYSKGGDYRKAFEYTATFSNLKDSMYNVESTSRFRQLQSKFEIDMKQKQYDMLRKNFEINQLTMQNQSTVRNFLIALLVLIGIFLFMLYNRFIAARKSNILLNTQKAEIALVNEELLQLNVQNSKQNKITDELNKELLLTNDKLLNSEKRLTELIVTKDKFFSIISHDLRNPFASIIGFARIVKRDLKKLTTDEMDELLHELDKSVCQVNSLLDNILQWSRSQTGKILFTPEHFELIEPLNAIINLLQSNIKVKEINIHISIQDNFLIYADRNMLDVILRNLVSNAIKFSSRGGNIDITAHNSGDTVSVSVKDNGTGMSPESVERLFKVGESFSKHGTDDEKGSGLGLILCKEFIDRHQGKIFAESVEGKGSTFTFVIPFNNPQA; encoded by the coding sequence ATGAAGAAAAGTATTCTTTCCGGGATATTATTCCTGCTTGCTATACGCATTTTTGCACAGTATACCGGCACTGCCGAAGAACCTGCTTTTCCACAGGGCGACAGACAAAAAGTGGATGAGCTGACAGCACTTTGCAGCGAATTTGTATTCGATAATCCTCAGCAAGCATTGCAGTATGGTGAAAAAGGACTGAAACTCGCCCGCAGCCTTAATTATGATGAAGGTACTGCAGCAGCACTTACGCAGCTTGCTGCCATCTCACACATGCAGCACGACTACGATCAGGCAATTATTCTTTATAAAGAAGCCATCAGTATTTATTATCGCTTAGATATGAAAAAGCCGCTTGCCGACAACCTTAGCGGTTTGGGAGTAGTGCAGGCCGCTAAAGGCGACTTTAGTGAAGCACAATTTTTCTTTACTCAAGCTCTTGATATCTATAACCTGCTCGCCGATAAAAAAAAGATTTCTGAAATACTGAAAGACATTACCACACTTTATCAGGTTCAGGGCGGGCATAGCGAAATGCTCGAAGAAATTGAAATGATTAGAAACACCGACGGTCAAAAAAGTAATCAAAAAATTAAAGCCCTTCGCTATCTCGGACTCATTTATTATTATATGGGCAATTATTCCGAATCATTGAAGTGTTATAAGCGAGGTTTGGAAATTGCTGAACAAGATAACAGCATATTAGAAATATGCCGGCTCTGCAACAATATTGGCATTCTTTATAAAGAGAACAGCAAGTTTGAACAAGCCGTTGATTATTATCTCAGAGCGCTTGAAATTGAAAAGAAAATGGCCAACACCAAAAACGTTTCAAATACGCTGAAATACCTTGCCATGGTGTATGAAGCACAAGGCAATCTCGAGCGTTCAACCATCTATTATCTGCGGGCTATTAATGTAGATCAGAACGTTGCCGACAGCACCGGCATTGCCTATACTTGCCTCCAGCTCGGAAAAAATTATTTGTTGCAATCGCGTTTCGATCGGGCTTCCGAATTTATTGAAAGGGCCATTAAAACGGGTTTGGTGAGCAACGATCAATTCTTACTCGCTTCTGCCTATTTTACAATGGGACAGATGTACCAAAAACAAAACATTGGCTCTGCAGCTGAAATTTGCTTTGTAAAAGCACTCGATATTGCAACCGATATTAAATCGACTACCATTATTAAAGAGTGTTTCCAGAATCTTGCTGCCATGTATTCAAAAGGTGGCGATTACCGAAAGGCGTTTGAATATACCGCAACCTTTTCCAACCTTAAAGACTCAATGTATAATGTGGAAAGTACAAGCCGGTTCCGGCAATTGCAATCGAAGTTTGAAATCGATATGAAGCAGAAGCAATATGATATGCTGCGGAAGAATTTTGAAATCAATCAGCTTACCATGCAGAATCAAAGCACAGTGAGAAATTTTCTCATTGCCTTGCTGGTGCTTATCGGCATTTTCCTTTTCATGCTCTATAATCGATTTATTGCAGCTCGTAAAAGCAATATCCTTTTGAATACCCAGAAAGCCGAAATTGCATTGGTAAATGAGGAGTTGCTGCAATTGAATGTGCAGAATTCAAAACAAAACAAAATTACGGATGAACTGAATAAGGAACTATTACTTACAAATGACAAACTGCTGAATTCAGAGAAACGTTTAACCGAACTTATTGTAACAAAAGATAAATTCTTCTCAATTATTTCTCACGACCTTAGAAATCCTTTTGCCTCCATCATTGGTTTTGCACGCATTGTGAAGCGTGACCTTAAAAAACTTACAACGGACGAAATGGACGAACTTCTTCATGAGCTCGATAAATCAGTGTGTCAGGTAAATTCGCTGCTCGACAATATCCTGCAGTGGTCGCGTTCTCAAACAGGAAAAATACTTTTTACTCCCGAACACTTCGAATTAATAGAACCCCTTAATGCAATCATTAATTTGTTGCAAAGCAATATCAAAGTAAAGGAGATAAACATCCATATTTCAATTCAGGATAATTTTCTCATTTATGCCGACAGAAATATGCTTGATGTTATTCTCCGGAATTTAGTCTCAAATGCAATAAAGTTTTCTTCACGGGGTGGAAACATCGACATTACTGCCCATAATAGTGGTGATACCGTGAGCGTTTCCGTTAAAGACAACGGAACCGGTATGAGCCCCGAAAGTGTGGAACGGCTTTTTAAAGTAGGAGAGAGCTTCAGCAAGCACGGCACCGACGATGAAAAAGGAAGCGGTCTGGGATTGATTCTCTGTAAAGAATTTATTGACCGCCATCAGGGAAAAATCTTTGCTGAGTCTGTTGAAGGAAAAGGAAGTACCTTTACCTTTGTGATACCTTTCAATAACCCCCAAGCATAA
- a CDS encoding DUF4294 domain-containing protein, which translates to MKRFISSIVLITLFICGMYAHAQEPVVARAIIIDGDTLPIIALDDVRIYGPIIFKSKHEAIKFTRLIRDVKIVYPYARVVGVKVKEYNDIIEQTSSRKEKKQKMNVAEDELKSQFEADIKNLTDVQGVMLMKLIDRETGNSSYELIKEFKGGLMAVFYQSLGKLFGFNLKVTYDPGGEDKDIEQIVLMIESGQL; encoded by the coding sequence GTGAAAAGGTTCATCTCATCGATTGTTTTAATTACGTTGTTTATTTGCGGAATGTATGCCCATGCTCAGGAGCCTGTTGTCGCACGGGCAATTATTATTGATGGCGATACGCTGCCAATTATTGCTCTGGATGATGTGCGCATTTATGGTCCCATCATTTTCAAAAGTAAGCATGAAGCCATTAAATTTACCAGGCTTATCCGCGATGTAAAAATTGTTTATCCTTATGCCAGAGTGGTTGGTGTGAAGGTTAAGGAATACAACGATATTATTGAGCAGACCTCAAGCAGAAAAGAAAAGAAACAAAAAATGAACGTTGCCGAAGACGAATTAAAATCTCAGTTTGAGGCTGATATTAAAAACCTGACCGATGTGCAGGGCGTAATGCTTATGAAGCTCATTGACCGGGAAACCGGCAATAGTTCATACGAACTCATTAAAGAATTTAAAGGTGGGTTGATGGCCGTTTTTTATCAGTCACTCGGGAAATTATTTGGCTTTAACCTGAAAGTAACCTACGACCCTGGCGGAGAGGATAAAGATATTGAACAAATCGTTTTGATGATAGAAAGCGGGCAGCTGTAA
- a CDS encoding C40 family peptidase: MKYGVCTLSMAPVRKSPSSRSEMSNQLLFGDLIEILDRVDSWLFIRSVFDSYEGWLDFRQVTEVSNEYFEKAASAALCVCCDPVGILKDEHGNLKVRIVAGSSLPGMNDNHFEIDGSHYFYDGNSAVMHGNASRENICNIALAYLEAPYLWGGRSPFGIDCSGFVQAVFKIGGLPMKRDASQQAMQGNTISFLEESLPGDLVYFDNEEGVIIHTGILLENNKIIHSSGKVRIDNIDHEGIFNHELQKYTHRLRLIKSVIA; encoded by the coding sequence ATGAAATACGGAGTATGCACCCTTAGCATGGCTCCCGTGCGAAAGTCGCCCTCGAGCCGCTCAGAAATGAGCAATCAGCTTTTATTCGGTGATTTGATTGAAATCCTTGACCGGGTTGACAGTTGGCTTTTTATCCGTTCAGTTTTTGATTCGTACGAAGGCTGGCTTGACTTCAGGCAGGTAACGGAAGTGAGCAATGAGTATTTCGAAAAAGCTGCTTCTGCGGCTCTATGCGTATGTTGCGACCCTGTCGGGATATTGAAAGACGAACACGGCAACCTGAAAGTAAGAATTGTAGCCGGGAGCTCCTTGCCGGGTATGAATGATAATCATTTTGAAATTGATGGCTCACACTATTTCTATGATGGCAATTCGGCTGTGATGCACGGAAATGCAAGCCGCGAAAATATCTGCAACATCGCTCTTGCTTATCTTGAAGCACCTTATCTATGGGGCGGACGAAGCCCTTTCGGAATAGACTGCTCCGGTTTTGTTCAGGCAGTGTTTAAAATCGGAGGACTCCCGATGAAACGCGATGCATCTCAGCAGGCAATGCAGGGTAACACTATCAGCTTCCTCGAAGAATCCCTGCCGGGCGATTTGGTTTATTTTGATAATGAAGAAGGCGTCATCATTCATACAGGAATATTACTTGAAAACAATAAAATCATTCATTCATCCGGAAAAGTCAGGATTGATAATATTGACCATGAAGGGATTTTCAATCACGAACTCCAAAAATATACACATCGGCTTCGCTTGATTAAAAGTGTAATCGCCTAA